Proteins from one Gossypium raimondii isolate GPD5lz chromosome 8, ASM2569854v1, whole genome shotgun sequence genomic window:
- the LOC105792353 gene encoding chromatin modification-related protein EAF1 B, with the protein MHGCSSGSALLVNAEVDFMGRVVDGGVGIGVKTSPRRSAIEQAQAELRQEYDVREERRRELDFLEKGGNPLDFKYGNAASVSVQSTSLTDQHAQLFVTSEAKGSFAQSASAYGDSVESSGRPGVPAACEPNSADNLLLFDGENELPEGERKSMHSRKRNTVVPSEQSSHMEGTQNVKESEDSTIFRPYARRYRSKIKREGGRSSSTDIVQGRAGHGSSLPARGASKDVKASTSEPNNQKDKNISSVTTAKSATSNGDLASNVITSDDQLNMELDGGKPVEETTGHSKGDQFERKVDVIASKTLIDDLPKEPAMMEAHKSPVSLAFEEPNLVVGKEQVVSASLERSPGTGATKPENETSSHQLNGVADAKIDRKNISNEEQNSSVAIGTKGLDMESSSTKNSLSLDVNNDNEACINPKNVDSNVNPLEHTSEKEESPALAVGESAKEKNEIKVLDNAAVICDANNSMNQNHSLNDSTVKVEEVRSELQIEISCPSNNEVIQSNDAESEADRKVSTVQGDNSNSNIEKACASRPQGTMDNFMCEIPEMTFSGITCTDNADTQTSLENHVEVVDKAREDSILEEARIIEAKRKRIAELSVGTLPLENSRKSHWDFVLEEMAWLANDFAQERLWKMTAAAQICRRVAFTSQFKFEEQCRYWKLKKIALTLANAVMDFWHSAEVLLTSKDANLGLKTCGHDLKGSRANKVTEITTTELDMAAKECQQHTGKNNGFAIRAYALRYLKYNSSPVPSLLAEAPATPDRISDLGIMDISWDEHLTEENLFYAVHSGAMETYRRSIESYMVQTEKTGSTVQEEVETSAYDARAEFGYDDSVYDEDEGETSTYYLPGAFEGRQSSKLNHKKRKNPMKSYPATQYKVGADLPYGNCGQPSIFMGKRPASSLNDGLVPAKRVRTGSRQRVISPFSSAAAARDSQAPTQTDASSGDTNSFQDEQNTLHGGLRTQNSLEVDSIGDFERQQPYDCAGTPTKPKKKKKAKNLGLAYNQGWQLESPVHSEQRDYLKKRPESHHFDSNGTSGLYGQHNAKKLKIMKHQPDSAYDITPNGSIPSPVGSQMSNMPNPSKIIRLIHGSDKGRKVKTPKMSTGQLASGSPWSLLEDQALVVLVHDMGPNWQLVSDAINSTLQFKCIFRKPNECKERHKILMDRSGDGADSADDSGSSQPYPSTLPGIPKGSARQLFQRLQGPMEEDTLKSHFEKIILISKKQNYWRSQDLKQIVPVHNSHVALSQVCSNNLNGGVLTPLDLCDATASSQDVLPFGCQASYVSGLAMLNQGDVGSRLPASGGNSSLQGSSSMVLGNNLSSPSAPLNAAVRDCRYGVPRTSLPADEQHRIQQYNQMLSGRNVQQSNLSLAGSVSGSERGRMLPAANGVGMMCGVNRSMPMSRPGFQGMASSAMLNSGSMLSSNMGGMPSPVNMPSGPGSGRANSMLRPHDTTHLMRSGPNPEHQMQMAPELQMQAQGNGQGIPAFNGLTSAYPNHPQQQQQTPPQQSRAPSKSHHADLQGSNHATGSQQQVYAMRLAKERQMQPQQLHVHQQQQQPLQPFAASSTLMPQVQPQAQLPISSLQTSSQIQSQASNQPVSLPLTPSSPMPPTSIQRQQKHQLSPHGLGRNPQPGASGLNNQVGKQRQRQSLQQQFQQSSRHHPQQHQQTQSQQQSKLLKGGGRGLMHQNVSADHARLNGVSMAPGNQGSKKGEHMIQSQGLYSGPGVSPVQPSKPVVSSQPLTHSQPQQKVMPGAAALSTKQLQQMASHSDNSSQGQVSTVPSGRTLSAVHQPVLPGAMGSHHQHLQLQSQLHQKQANQNQPSVQKMLQQNRQTNSDPSSKSQAEPAQADQQPRNNASQMGTTTTSAMHQAGPDLVNNMVPVVSPSVGGSLWKSPEAVYDPGMPNVATQVGSIGNAPLTTSTGSDPGPSVSQGLGQRQLSGGLPHLGSNSGAQWSHQPQIQQSSTPPSSQQHYQPPEQLQQDQHNSPPQQLPLQQQPQQQTMHLQAAQGSLYHKHSNSKFE; encoded by the exons ATGCATGGATGTAGCTCAGGATCTGCGCTCTTAGTAAATGCTGAGGTTGATTTCATGGGAAGGGTTGTTGATGGTGGAGTTGGGATTGGTGTCAAAACCTCTCCACGCAGATCAGCCATTGAGCAGGCTCAAGCAGAACTGAG GCAGGAGTATGATGTTCGTGAGGAAAGGAGAAGGGAACTAGATTTTCTTGAGAAA GGTGGAAATCCCTTGGATTTTAAATATGGCAATGCAGCTTCAGTTAGTGTCCAATCTACTTCTCTCACTGATCAGCATGCACAACTTTTTGTTACCag TGAAGCAAAAGGTAGTTTTGCACAGTCTGCTTCAGCTTATGGCGATTCAGTAGAGAGTAGTGGTAGACCAGGGGTTCCTGCAGCTTGTGAACCCAATAGTGCTGACAATCTCTTACTTTTTGATGGTGAAAATGAGTTGCCTGAAGGTGAAAGGAAGTCTATGCATTCTCGTAAGAGGAACACTGTTGTTCCATCAGAGCAATCTTCACATATGGAAGGGACTCAAAATGTTAAGGAGTCTGAAGATTCGACTATTTTTCGCCCATATGCTCGAAGGTACAGGTCCAAAATCAAACGAGAGGGTGGCCGATCAAGTTCAACAGATATTGTCCAGGGTCGAGCTGGTCATGGCTCTTCTTTACCTGCTCGTGGAGCATCAAAGGATGTGAAGGCTTCAACGTCTGAACCAAATAACCAAAAGGACAAAAACATTTCCTCTGTTACTACCGCAAAATCTGCTACTTCTAATGGTGATTTGGCTTCAAATGTAATAACTTCTGATGATCAGTTAAATATGGAGTTGGATGGTGGGAAGCCTGTGGAAGAAACGACTGGTCATTCAAAGGGTGATCAATTTGAAAGAAAGGTTGATGTCATAGCTTCCAAAACATTGATAGATGACCTGCCTAAGGAACCTGCTATGATGGAAGCTCATAAATCTCCAGTTAGTTTGGCTTTTGAGGAACCTAATCTTGTTGTAGGGAAGGAGCAGGTAGTTTCAGCAAGTCTTGAACGCTCACCTGGTACTGGTGCAACAAAACCTGAAAATGAAACTAGTTCTCATCAGCTAAATGGGGTTGCTGATGCTAAAATAGATAGGAAAAACATATCAAATGAAGAGCAAAATAGCAGTGTGGCAATAGGGACAAAGGGCTTGGATATGGAGTCATCTTCTACTAAAAACAGCTTAAGCTTAGATGTAAATAACGATAATGAAGCGTGTATTAACCCCAAAAATGTTGATTCTAATGTAAATCCCTTGGAACACACATCAGAAAAAGAAGAGTCACCAGCCTTAGCTGTCGGTGAAtcagcaaaagaaaagaatgagaTCAAGGTTCTTGATAATGCTGCTGTCATTTGTGATGCTAATAATTCCATGAATCAGAACCACTCACTTAATGATTCTACTGTCAAAGTGGAGGAAGTAAGATCTGAATTGCAAATTGAGATAAGCTGTCCTTCCAACAATGAGGTGATACAAAGCAATGATGCTGAATCAGAAGCTGATAGGAAAGTTAGTACTGTGCAGGGTGATAATTCTAACTCCAACATAGAAAAAGCTTGTGCTAGTAGGCCCCAAGGCACAATGGATAACTTTATGTGTGAGATTCCTGAGATGACTTTCTCAGGAATAACCTGTACTGATAATGCTGATACACAAACTAGTTTGGAAAATCATGTGGAAGTGGTGGACAAGGCACGTGAAGATTCCATTTTGGAAGAGGCACGGATTATAGAG GCTAAGCGGAAAAGGATTGCAGAGCTGTCTGTTGGTACCTTACCTTTGGAGAACAGCCGGAAATCTCACTGGGACTTTGTCCTTGAGGAAATGGCATGGTTAGCAAATGATTTTGCTCAG GAGCGTCTTTGGAAGATGACTGCTGCTGCTCAAATATGCAGACGTGTTGCTTTTACTTCacaatttaaatttgaagaacAATGTCGATATtggaaactcaaaaaaatagCTTTAACCCTTGCTAATGCTGTCATGGACTTTTGGCATTCGGCAGAGGTTCTTCTAACTAGTAAGGATGCAAATCTTGGTCTAAAAACCTGTGGCCATGACTTGAAGGGGTCAAGGGCCAATAAAGTTACTGAGATCACAACTACCGAACTAGATATG GCTGCAAAGGAGTGCCAGCAGCACACTGGAAAGAACAATGGATTTGCTATCCGGGCATATGCTCTTagatatttgaaatataatagTTCCCCTGTTCCATCACTCCTAGCTGAAGCACCAGCAACTCCTGACAGGATATCTGACTTGGGCATTATGGACATTTCTTGGGATGAACACCTAACAGAA GAAAACCTGTTCTATGCAGTTCATTCTGGAGCTATGGAAACCTACCGAAGATCTATTGAATCTTATATGGTACAGACTGAG AAAACTGGAAGTACTGTGCAAGAGGAGGTTGAAACATCTGCTTATGATGCTAGAGCAG AGTTTGGATATGATGACTCTGTGTATGATGAGGATGAAGGAGAAACAAGTACATATTATTTGCCTGGAGCCTTTGAGGGGAgacaatcatcaaaattaaaccaTAAGAAGCGAAAGAACCCAATGAAATCATATCCTGCAACACAATATAAAGTGGGTGCTGATTTGCCATACGGAAATTGCGGCCAACCATCCATTTTCATGGGAAAAAGGCCTGCCAGTAGTCTAAATGATGGTTTAGTTCCTGCGAAACGTGTGCGCACTGGCTCCAGGCAGAGGGTTATAAGTCCATTTAGCAGTGCAGCAGCTGCCAGGGATTCACAGGCTCCAACACAAACTGATGCTTCTAGTGGAGATACTAATTCTTTTCAGGATGAACAGAATACATTGCATGGAGGATTACGGACCCAAAACAGCTTGGAGGTTGATTCAATTGGGGACTTTGAAAGGCAGCAACCATATGATTGTGCAGGAACACCAACAAAacctaaaaagaagaaaaaggccAAAAATCTT GGTTTGGCATACAATCAGGGTTGGCAGCTGGAGTCTCCTGTTCACAGTGAAcag AGGGATTATTTGAAAAAGAGACCAGAGAGTCATCATTTTGATTCTAATGGAACCAGTG GTTTATATGGACAACATAATGCCAAGAAGTTGAAGATAATGAAGCATCAGCCTGATAGTGCTTATGACATCACTCCAAATGGATCCATCCCTTCACCAGTAGGGTCCCAAATGAGTAATATGCCCAACCCAAGCAAAATCATTAGATTAATTCATGGTAGTGACAAGGGCAGAAAAGTCAAAACGCCTAAG ATGTCTACTGGTCAGCTTGCTTCTGGTAGTCCATGGTCACTACTTGAAGATCAG GCACTTGTTGTCCTTGTACATGACATGGGTCCAAATTGGCAGCTTGTAAGTGATGCCATCAACAGTACCCTTCAGTTTAAG TGCATATTCCGCAAGCCTAACGAATGTAAGGAACGCCACAAAATTTTAATGGATAGGAGTGGAGATGGAGCTGACAGTGCTGATGATTCAGGGTCCTCACAGCCATATCCATCGACATTGCCTGGCATTCCGAAG GGAAGTGCCAGACAGTTGTTTCAACGTTTGCAAGGGCCGATGGAAGAGGATACTTTGAAGTctcattttgagaaaattatacTAATTAGCAAGAAGCAGAACTATTGGCGGAGTCAG GATTTGAAGCAGATAGTTCCGGTCCATAATTCTCATGTAGCTCTTTCACAAGTCTGCTCAAATAACTTAAATGGAGGGGTTTTAAC GCCTCTAGATCTTTGTGATGCCACTGCATCAAGCCAAGATGTTCTACCCTTTGGATGTCAGGCTTCTTATGTTAGTGGTTTAGCAATGTTGAATCAAGGAGATGTGGGATCAAGGCTTCCTGCCTCTGGAGGAAATTCCTCACTGCAGGGATCTTCTAGCATGGTTCTTGGAAATAATTTATCATCACCATCTGCCCCACTCAATGCAGCTGTGAG GGATTGTAGATATGGTGTTCCTAGAACATCTTTACCAGCTGATGAGCAGCATAGAATCCAACAATATAATCAAATGTTATCTGGCAGGAATGTTCAGCAGTCCAACTTATCTCTCGCCGGGTCTGTTTCTGGATCAGAACGTGGTCGTATGCTACCTGCTGCAAATGGTGTGGGCATGATGTGTGGGGTAAATAGAAGCATGCCAATGTCAAGGCCGGGCTTCCAAGGAATGGCATCATCAGCAATGCTGAATTCTGGCAGCATGCTGTCCTCCAATATGGGGGGAATGCCAAGCCCTGTCAATATGCCCTCTGGGCCAGGTTCTGGTCGAGCCAATTCAATGTTAAGACCTCATGACACCACACACCTGATGCGA tCTGGCCCCAATCCAGAGCATCAAATGCAAATGGCACCTGAGCTCCAAATGCAGGCTCAAGGGAACGGCCAGGGAATTCCTGCTTTCAATGGGTTGACTTCTGCTTACCCTAATCATCCTCAGCAGCAGCAGCAAACGCCTCCACAGCAGTCTCGTGCACCGAGTAAATCTCATCATGCGGATCTTCAGGGTTCTAATCATGCTACTGGGTCACAACAGCAAGTGTATGCCATGCGCTTAGCTAAAGAAAGGCAAATGCAGCCGCAGCAGCTTCATGTGCATCAGCAACAACAGCAGCCACTGCAACCGTTTGCTGCATCCAGCACTTTGATGCCACAGGTTCAACCTCAGGCCCAACTTCCTATCTCTTCTCTTCAGACTAGTTCCCAGATTCAATCTCAAGCTTCAAATCAGCCAGTATCACTCCCGTTGACACCATCTTCACCAATGCCTCCTACTTCAATTCAGCGGCAACAGAAACACCAGTTGTCCCCTCATGGGCTTGGTAGAAATCCCCAACCTGGTGCTAGTGGGTTGAACAATCAGGTAGGCAAGCAACGGCAGCGGCAGTCATTGCAGCAGCAGTTTCAACAGTCTAGCAGGCACCATCCTCAGCAACATCAACAAACGCAGTCTCAACAGCAATCTAAACTTTTGAAGGGAGGGGGAAGAGGACTGATGCATCAGAACGTTTCTGCTGACCATGCTCGTCTGAATGGCGTTAGCATGGCCCCTGGCAACCAAGGTTCCAAGAAAGGAGAGCATATGATACAAAGTCAAGGCTTGTATTCTGGGCCAGGAGTGAGCCCTGTCCAACCATCTAAGCCTGTAGTTTCTTCTCAACCTTTGACCCATTCCCAGCCGCAGCAAAAGGTAATGCCTGGGGCAGCAGCGCTTTCTACAAAGCAACTCCAGCAGATGGCTTCCCATTCCGATAATAGTTCTCAAGGCCAGGTTTCCACAGTGCCTTCTGGTCGTACACTATCAGCTGTGCATCAACCTGTGCTGCCAGGAGCTATGGGTTCACACCACCAGCACTTGCAGCTGCAATCACAGCTGCACCAAAAGCAGGCTAATCAAAACCAACCGAGCGTTCAAAAGATGCTTCAACAGAATCGACAAACAAATTCTGATCCTTCCAGCAAATCTCAAGCTGAGCCAGCTCAAGCTGACCAACAGCCTAGGAATAATGCCTCACAGATGGGTACAACCACAACATCGGCAATGCATCAGGCTGGCCCTGATTTAGTTAATAACATGGTACCGGTTGTTTCTCCTTCTGTTGGTGGTTCTCTGTGGAAATCACCAGAAGCAGTGTATGATCCTGGTATGCCAAATGTGGCCACTCAAGTGGGATCCATAGGCAATGCTCCTCTTACAACTTCAACTGGTAGTGATCCAGGACCTTCTGTCAGCCAAGGGCTAGGGCAGAGACAATTATCTGGCGGCTTACCCCATCTTGGAAGTAATTCTGGGGCACAATGGTCGCACCAGCCACAGATACAACAATCTTCCACTCCACCATCATCTCAACAACACTACCAGCCACCAGAGCAATTACAACAAGATCAGCATAATTCTCCCCCACAACAGCTGCCATTGCAGCAGCAGCCACAACAGCAAACTATGCATCTGCAAGCAGCACAGGGCAGCTTGTATCACAAGCATTCTAATTCTAAGTTTGAATGA
- the LOC105792356 gene encoding uncharacterized protein LOC105792356 isoform X2, producing the protein MSAVDSSLAGLTLDDVLGHAKRSEPPPSHNHTPPETVRDDPANKDKKSWKLFREKLKLRKTGSGWTSSISIPASDVNIQAKKPQNPRRVSFAETNRIAEIGDRAPVRNPRAAQLGRRSSVRYAQDHQDPVDAVMPSDGPPSRSFKPQNIHDDDDGSPGSSPKGAQRILSAREAVASQEAAEAAAAAAAAEKNDSSAAEEPVTMSLMDLLGESGSSYMGEDDEDEYDEDEEDEEEEIVQAKGIEFTCCICKVNLTSSAFMPCGHTYCRLCSKELSVQRGNCPHCNGFVLEVLEIF; encoded by the coding sequence ATGTCGGCGGTTGACAGCAGTCTAGCCGGTTTAACTCTCGACGACGTTTTGGGACACGCTAAACGGTCTGAACCGCCGCCCAGTCATAACCATACGCCTCCGGAGACTGTACGAGATGATCCAGCTAACAAGGACAAGAAGAGTTGGAAATTGTTTCGTGAAAAGCTTAAGCTCAGGAAAACCGGTTCGGGTTGGACCTCCTCGATTTCGATCCCGGCATCTGATGTTAACATTCAAGCTAAGAAACCCCAAAACCCGCGGCGTGTTTCCTTTGCTGAAACCAACCGCATTGCCGAAATAGGTGATCGTGCTCCGGTAAGGAACCCCAGGGCGGCGCAATTGGGTCGGAGGAGTTCCGTACGGTACGCACAAGATCACCAAGATCCCGTCGATGCCGTTATGCCCAGCGACGGTCCACCATCAAGAAGCTTCAAGCCACAAAATATCCATGACGACGACGATGGTTCTCCTGGATCATCGCCAAAGGGAGCACAGAGGATATTGTCGGCAAGAGAAGCAGTGGCTTCACAAGAAGCAGCAGAAGCAGCCGCAGCTGCAGCAGCTGCGGAAAAAAACGATTCATCCGCGGCTGAGGAACCCGTTACGATGTCGTTGATGGATTTGTTGGGTGAGTCAGGGTCGAGTTACATGGGCGAAGACGATGAGGACGAGTATGACGAAGATGAGGAAGATGAGGAAGAAGAGATTGTGCAAGCGAAGGGAATTGAGTTCACGTGTTGCATTTGTAAGGTGAACCTTACGAGCTCGGCGTTTATGCCTTGTGGGCATACTTATTGTCGGCTTTGTTCGAAGGAGCTTTCGGTTCAGCGAGGGAATTGCCCGCATTGCAATGGCTTTGTGTTGGAAGTTCTTGAGatcttttaa
- the LOC105792356 gene encoding uncharacterized protein LOC105792356 isoform X1: protein MDYPFGCMSAVDSSLAGLTLDDVLGHAKRSEPPPSHNHTPPETVRDDPANKDKKSWKLFREKLKLRKTGSGWTSSISIPASDVNIQAKKPQNPRRVSFAETNRIAEIGDRAPVRNPRAAQLGRRSSVRYAQDHQDPVDAVMPSDGPPSRSFKPQNIHDDDDGSPGSSPKGAQRILSAREAVASQEAAEAAAAAAAAEKNDSSAAEEPVTMSLMDLLGESGSSYMGEDDEDEYDEDEEDEEEEIVQAKGIEFTCCICKVNLTSSAFMPCGHTYCRLCSKELSVQRGNCPHCNGFVLEVLEIF from the exons ATGGATTACCCTTTCGGATGC ATGTCGGCGGTTGACAGCAGTCTAGCCGGTTTAACTCTCGACGACGTTTTGGGACACGCTAAACGGTCTGAACCGCCGCCCAGTCATAACCATACGCCTCCGGAGACTGTACGAGATGATCCAGCTAACAAGGACAAGAAGAGTTGGAAATTGTTTCGTGAAAAGCTTAAGCTCAGGAAAACCGGTTCGGGTTGGACCTCCTCGATTTCGATCCCGGCATCTGATGTTAACATTCAAGCTAAGAAACCCCAAAACCCGCGGCGTGTTTCCTTTGCTGAAACCAACCGCATTGCCGAAATAGGTGATCGTGCTCCGGTAAGGAACCCCAGGGCGGCGCAATTGGGTCGGAGGAGTTCCGTACGGTACGCACAAGATCACCAAGATCCCGTCGATGCCGTTATGCCCAGCGACGGTCCACCATCAAGAAGCTTCAAGCCACAAAATATCCATGACGACGACGATGGTTCTCCTGGATCATCGCCAAAGGGAGCACAGAGGATATTGTCGGCAAGAGAAGCAGTGGCTTCACAAGAAGCAGCAGAAGCAGCCGCAGCTGCAGCAGCTGCGGAAAAAAACGATTCATCCGCGGCTGAGGAACCCGTTACGATGTCGTTGATGGATTTGTTGGGTGAGTCAGGGTCGAGTTACATGGGCGAAGACGATGAGGACGAGTATGACGAAGATGAGGAAGATGAGGAAGAAGAGATTGTGCAAGCGAAGGGAATTGAGTTCACGTGTTGCATTTGTAAGGTGAACCTTACGAGCTCGGCGTTTATGCCTTGTGGGCATACTTATTGTCGGCTTTGTTCGAAGGAGCTTTCGGTTCAGCGAGGGAATTGCCCGCATTGCAATGGCTTTGTGTTGGAAGTTCTTGAGatcttttaa